The region TACATTCTTGTCCCAAAACACAAAATTGAGGATTACACAAAAAAAGGTGTTGAACCAGTCAATAGATTTGATTTTATCTCTATTTTCACCGCGATTTTGCACAGTAAAGTTGTTGTGTGTGGAGGAGGAGGTATATTTCAGGACCAGACGAGTCTGAGAAGTTTTTTATACTATGCTTCTATTGTGATAGTTTCCACACTTTTTAGAAAACCTGTCGTATTGCTTGCTAACAGCTTGGGACCCGTAAAAAGAAAATTTTCCAGAAAGATTTTGAGATACATACTATCACGAAAGAACGTATACTTTATCGCGCGGGATCCTGTAAGTGCCCGGTATGGAAAATTGATGAGCCAAAATATTTTTGAAGGAACAGATCTCGCCATAAAAAGCCTTTCGAAACTACCCTTAGAGGTAAAAAAATCTTCTCAGGTGAGTTTTTGTCTCAAAGAAGAAATCAATCTATCGAATATTCTGAGCTTTCTCAAAAATATTGGTCTAAAAAGATTTTTACTGGTTCCCATGAGCCCTCAGGATGAAAAGGTCTGCGTTAAATTAATGGAGAAATATCCAGAACTCGAGTTTTCAAAAAAACCGTTAGAAGCCATAACCTGTTCTTCTCTTGTTATATCTCAGAGGATGCATGGCTCTCTTATAGCAGCTTACTATGGTATTCCATTCGTTAGTGTAGATAATTCCAAGGCGAGCAGATTCATGAAAAAATATCTTCCTGATTATCCGGGATATACCAGCAAAGCTGATACTAATATTATCACCGCAATTTCAAAAGTAATAAATATGCCTGTGTCAGTGGATAAAAAAATGCTCGAAGACGCTAAAGAGATGGAAGAAAAATTGATCAAATTGATTAGAAATCTTCAGAGATGATAAAATAAATCCCTTGTTTTATGGATTAATCAGGCGCCCCATGAACAAAATCAAATCGTAAGTGCTGTCGTATATAAAAAAAATAAACGGTCTATCCGCCCTAAATTCCACCGGTTTTTTTGGAGCCATCTTGATATTAACTATAGTAGCAGTTGCCGCAGCCGCCTGTGTTCCCTCTTCATATACCTCTATAAACGATTGATGAATCACATCTTTGATTTTCAGCATTTTTGTACCGTCCATTTTCGAAAAATCGGCTTCATCTGTAAAAGCATCAACAATACCCATGCTCATAAGTGTTCGTTTCAGATTGAATCTGCACTCTGTTTTGAATTTCGGAATATGAACATTCACTTCCGTCGGTTTTAAATTACTCCTCCATTTTTTAAAGAGATCTAATGAAATATTTTTCTCTATCTGGCTCAAATCTTTATCTTCTTTTGGAAGCACGATTATCATCGAGATCTTATTTTTCGCATAAGGTAACTCAAGAACCTGAACTAATGAATCTTCTGTATAGTTAGCTGTGATATTTTTAAACATCATATCTACTTCTTTTTCTTCGTTCTTAGAGATATGAAATAATTCCTTTCTGGTTGAAGAAGGATCAAACGGATTCAGCCATAATCCTTTAAAATATATAGCGTTTGTCAAAACAAGCCTTGTTAGTGAATCTATATCGTCCGGCTTTATCAAATCTCTAATCTTGTTATTCGTTTTTGCCTCTATCCATTCATTTATCTTTTCTCTTGCTTCATCTTTGTGGTTCGCAAAGTCGACATAGTTGATCCATGACTGGTAATACTTTTGTATCTGTTCGACAAACTCTTTTAGAAAAGGATATCCTTCCTGAAGCCACATAGAATTCGCAACAGATAGTTGATAATTTTCATTTGATTGATTTAAAGATGTAGTTAACTGTGAGAAATTGCTGAGCAACGTCTCGTCATCGAGATCGAAGTGAAGAACATTTTTCATCTGCTGTGCTGTATCAGAATCTGCACCAATATAAGTCATTGCAAGAGCTGAACTGATACTGAATGGAGAAAAAAATATGTTTCCCGGCTTTTCTGACAGAACTTTGTACAAATCAACTCCAAAAAGATTGCTTGAATCCTGGACTATGCCGAAACCTATAAAGATTAAACTGGTTAGAAAAGCCGTTAAGAAAACTTTTTTCATCTCTATCCCTCCCTTGATTCTACAAATAAGACTTAGTTCTTTCAAAAAAGTTTCAATCATTTTTTAGAGATATGCACGTAAAGATCAGATCTATACCAATATTATGAAGACAGATCCGTCTGGATAAGCTTGTCCAACAATAATATTACTGATTTTGGAAATTTCGCCTTCTATAAAGACTTAATGTTATTTCTCAAAATAGCCTCTTACAAAGCTCTTTCTGGAACTTACTCGAGATTAACTTCGTCATGGACAATTTTTTAAACTGTATCTGCAGCAGACTAATAATCTAATCAAATTCATGAATTTCATTGAGTTCTGCTATGTAGATTATCACACCTGTGGGTAAAATATTATAATCGTGATACATTTCACAAAAAAATGTTTTACAGCGCCCTTCTTTCAAAAAAACAAGGTATTATCTATTACGGGAAAAAAATCACGATATAAGAAGGTGACACAGTGGATTTTTTATTCAGTAATGAGCAATTACTTGCAAAACAGCTTTTCGAAGAATTTACAGAAAAAGAGGTTAAACCTCTTGCTGCAAAAATAGATGAAGAGGAAATTTTTCCACTTGAAACTATCAAAAAAATGGCAAAACTTGGCATGCTTGGTATCCCATTCCCAAAAGAATCTGGTGGATCAGGAGGAGATTACATAACATATATTTTACTTGTAGAAGAACTTGCCAAGGCCTGCGCTTCTACCTCGATAATAGTTTCTGCCCATACGTCTCTCTGTTGCTGGCCCATATTCACTTATGGGAATCAAAAGCAAAAGGAAAAATATCTCAGGCCATTGTTGCAGGGTACGAAAATAGGTGCTTTTGCCCTTACTGAGCCAAATGCAGGTACAGATGCTGCAAGCCAGCAAACAACAGCAAGACTTCAGGATAACCACTATGTGCTGAATGGCAGTAAAGTGTTTATAACAAACGCTGCTCACGCCGATGTATTTATAGTTTTTGCAATGACAGATCGTTCGAAAGCTACCAAAGGAATAAGCGCTTTCATTGTTGAAAGAGGTTTTGATGGTTTCAGAATAGGGAAAATAGAACATAAAATGGGAATCAGAGGATCTTCTACAGCCGAACTTGTTTTCGATAACTGTAAAGTTCCCAGGGACAATTTGCTTGGTGAAGAAGGTATGGGATTCAAAATAGCTATGTCAACTCTGGATGGTGGAAGAATAGGAGTTGCTGCGCAGGCTCTGGGAATAGCCGAAGGAGCTTTTAATGAATGTGTTAAATATATGAAAGATCGTAAACAGTTTGGGAAAACACTTTCCAGTTTTCAGGGATTGCAATGGTATATAGCAGAAATGGCTACACAAATAGAAGCAGCAAGAAATCTCGTCTACAAAGCTGCATGGAAAAAGCAAAACAATCTTCCTCACACCGTTGATGCTGCAATGGCAAAGCTGTTTGCATCAGAGATTTCCATGAAAGTAACCACGACAGTTGTCCAAATTTTTGGAGGGTATGGCTACACAAAAGATTATCCCGTAGAAAGAATGATGAGAGATGCAAAAATCACACAAATATATGAAGGTACATCAGAAGTCCAGAAAATGATCATAGCATCACATGTTTTGAAATGAGGTGAAATAATGAAAATTCTGGTTTTCATAAAACAGGTACCGAACACACATGAAGTAAGAGTTGACCCTAAAACAGGAACATTGATACGTGAAGGTGTGCCCTCAATCATAAATCCGGAAGACAAAAACGCTTTAGAATTGGCATTACAATTGAAAGAACAAATAAAGGCTCACACAATAGTTGCAACAATGGGGCCTTCTCAAGCAGAATGGTCACTTCGAGAATCACTCGCTATGGGTATAGACGAAGCATATTTGATAAGTGATACAGCCTTCGCTGGCTCCGATACACTGGCAACAAGCCTTGTGCTTGCCGCTTTTGCAAAAAAAATTGGTTTTGATTTAATTCTGACCGGCAGGCAGGCAATAGACGGAGATACAGCTCAGGTTGGGCCAGAAATTGCGGAACATCTACAAATTCCACATGTTACATATGTTGAAAAAGCTGAATTTTCAGGAGATTTTGTGAAAGTTCAAAGAGCATTGGAAGATGGTTATGAAATAGTGAAAACCAAACTACCGTGTCTTTTAGCTTGCAGTAAAGACTTAAATATTCCAAGATATATGAATATGAACGATTTGTTCGGTTGTTTTAAAAAAACTATTCAAACCCTGAAACTTTCAGATCTTTTCTTAAAGAGAGAAGACGTCGGTTTAACGGGTTCTCCAACGAAAGTGAGAAAAACTTTTACAAAAGGACCCAGAAAAGAGGGAAGGAAGATCGAACTCAACCCGTACGAATCAGCCGAACAGATTTTCATAGAATTGCAGAACAGGCAACTCGTATAACGGAGGAGATATCATATGGGCGTATGGGTTATATCAGAATACAGAGAAACTTTGCAAAGAGTCAGTATGGAGCTTATAGGAAAAGCAAGGGAACTTTCAGATGAATTGAATGAAGAGCTTACGGCAGTGGTTCTCGGATGGAAAATTTCCGATTGCGCAGATTTTTTAATTCAACACGGAGCAGATCACGTCATTTTTATAGAGCACGAGCTACTTCAACATTATACCGCAGGTGGATATACAAAAGTTTTGAGCAAACTCATCAACGAGAGAAAACCATCGATAGTTTTAATAGGTGCAACTCATATTGGTAGAGATCTTGCCCCAAGGCTCGCCGCAAGATTAAAGACAGGCCTGACAGCAGACTGCACCCATCTTGAAATCGACCCAAATACGAAAAATCTTCTCATGACCCGTCCTGCTTTTTCCGGAAACCTGATGGCTACTATTGAATGCCCCGTGCACAGGCCACAGATGGCGACTGTGCGTCCCGGCGTCTTCCCGATGCCTTGCGCAAATTCTTCAAGAAAAGGAACTGTGGAGTCCATTGAACCAGATTTGAACGATGAAGATTTGCTTGTCATTGTTGAGAAAGTCATGAAAATTGAGAAATCATCGATTGACATCTCTGAAGCAAAAATAGTTGTTTCTGGCGGTAGAGGCGTTGGCGGTAAAAAAGGATTTGATATACTCCACGAACTTGCCGAAGCACTCGGTGGCACAGTAGCCGGATCAAGGGGTGCTGTTGAAGCAGGATGGATTGAGAAAGAAAAACAGGTGGGGCAGACAGGAAAGATTATTAAACCAGAGCTGTACATAGCATGCGGTATATCAGGTGCTATTCAGCATATAGCTGGAATGCATGAAAGCGAATATATTATTGCTATAAACAAAGATCCTGAAGCACCAATTATGTCTATAGCCGATCTTGCTGTTGTTGGAGATTTGCACAAAATAGTACCTCAACTTACCAAACTTATCCGAGAACATAAACTTTCCTGTAAAGCTTTAATTGCATGAGCAACCTCTACCACATAAACACACCTTCTCGCGACAGTCGGGGCTCTGTGAGCCCCGATTTTTTAAAGTAAACGTGCTCGTCTTTTTTTTCTGAAATCAATACCAACAATCAACCGATCTGTATTGAAAATCCTTGTGATTAAAATAACTAAGAAAGCAGCGAGAATACCATTATAAACACATCCATAGAAAACAAAAGAGCGGTTTTCAAACAAAAGGTTTCTTATAGACAGCATTGGATGAGTAAAAGGTATAGCAAAAACAGCTATCTTCAACGGAAGTGACAGAGTCGAAAAGTCTTTAAACATAGTTATGAGTCCACTGAAAACAGCAAGCGCCGTCAGTGGAAAAGTCATCGTCTGAGCACTTTTGAAATCCTTCGAGAGAATACCTAAAAACATTGCCAAGCTAATTCCACAAAGCAAAGCCGTGAAAAGTGACAACCCAACCAGTACGTAATCAACCATAGAAAGTGTCAAGTCAAGGTTGCCTGTGGAACTTGCCGTTAAAGGTTTCATATAAAAACTAAAACCAACCATATAAATAGATGCCATAACTAAACCTGCTATAGCAGCAGCCAGTATTTTTGAAAAAACTATATAGCTTCTTTTCACTGGCATGGTCAAAAGAGTTTCTAATGTCTTGTTTTCTTTTTCCAAACCCATTGAAGATATCACAGTGCTTCCAGCCATGATTATCAACATCATTATCACAACAGAAGTCATTGTTGATTGAGAACTGGTTAAATTTAGCAACTGGGAAGGCGACGCACCATCAAAGACTCTCCCCTGAAAAATTGTTGCATCTACTTTTTCAACAGGATCAAGTACGAGCTGTGGATTTTTAACATTATACTGGTTCATAAGGATAATCGTTATTTGCTTCTCAACGTTACTGGCAAAATTCTCAAGAACACTCGAAGAAATCGTGTCCATAATACCGAGTCCCTTGAGCAACCAAAAAATCTTTATTCTCGCTTTCTCACCTGACTTGATGCTATCTGTAAAATTCTCCTCAACAAGAAGAAGAGCTGAACCGCTCTGGTTTCTCAAAACGTCGAGTCCGCTTTGCAAATCTTTTCCTGTGTAAACAACTTCTGCAAAGCTTTCTATGCTGCTTTGAACAACTCTTCCATATTCTCCTCTGTCCATGTTCACTATTGCCACAACAGGTTTTTTCGCCACTTCTTTTTCTATATTTCCTATACTTCCACCTATAGAAGCGTACACGAAAGCAAGAACAATTACCACTATAAGATTTCCTATGGTGAGAACCTCTCGAAGTTCTTTTTTCAACAAGTTTGCGAACATCTTATCACCTCTGTGAAAACTTCTTCTATATTAACAGCGTTAAATTCTTGCTTGAGTTGTACTGGAGAGCCTATTCTGGCTATCTGTCCTTCATTTATAAGAGCAATTCGATCACAGAGAAATTCCACTTCAAGCATGTTATGAGAAGATAAAAGTACCGTTCCACCATTTTTCGTATAATCCTTTATTACTTTTCTAACTTCATGAGCATTCAGGACATCCAAACCAGAGGTTGGTTCATCCAGAATCGCAAGTTTCGGATTTACCATAAGTGCTCTGGCAATCAACAATCTTCTGATCATACCTTTACTGTATGTGCTTACTTTCGAAGTGATTCTGTCTTTCAATTTTGCTATCTGAACACCTTTTTCAACCATATCTTTGAGCTCAGCCTCATCTCTGGCAAAAAATCTGGCAATGAATCTCAGATACTCCAGGCCAGTTAACTCTTTATAAGCACCAGCATCTTCAGGAAGATAACTTATAAATTTTCTAACATCATCAGGAGATGAGGTTACATCATATCCAAAAACCTTCACGCTACCAGAGTCCGGTTTCAACAAAGTTGAGATTATTCTCAAAGTCGTGGTTTTACCAGCACCGTTCGGGCCTATTAAACCAAAAATCTCTCCTCCGTCTATCTCAAATTTCACGCCTTTCAAAGCTTGAAAAGTTCCGTAGCTCTTTTTCAGATCAATTACTTCAACCACTTTCACAAAACCACCTCCATTCAAGTGTGTTGATCCTAATCTCTTTTCTTAGATACTTTTTGCCTGTACATACTTATATCTGCGCTTTTCAGGATCTCTTCAAAAGTTGCCTGAGACTCTACCGATCCTTCGGCCAGGCCATAACTGATGGAAATTTTAAGCCCGGAGACGTCATCTATTTTCGTATCTGAAAGAGCCGATTCAATACGCCTCATAACATTCTCGGCTTCATTTAAATCCGCATCATCAAATATAATTGCAAATTCATCTCCTCCTATCCTCAGAGCAACATCTTTTTTTCTGATAACAGCTCTGAGTTTTTCCGCAATTATTTTGAGAACTGTATCCCCAACACTATGACCGTAATTATCATTTATATCTTTCAACCCGTCAACATCTATAAAACAAATCACAAACCTCTTTTGAGAATCTTCAAGATTTGCTCTATACCTAAGTAAAAATCTGTAATTATAAAGACCTGTTAAGGAATCTATAAGAGCTTCTGATTTATATTTTTCAAGATCTTGCTCCAAAAGCTCGTTAGCGAGTTTTTGGGAAATCATCTGGCTAACGACACTCTTTTGCATTTCCTGGAAAGATCGTTCCAGCTCATAAACTTCTTTTATTCGCGACTCAGGTTTGCCAGGTGCTTCTTTGGCGAGCGGATTGTTCCTGAATTTTTCGATTCTATCCAGTAATTTTGCTATTGGCAACAGAATTCTTCTAAATTGCCTCAGGTTTATGAAAACACTTATCAGAACGGCTGAAACTATCGCACAACTGAAGATAAAAATTAGTTGAGTCTTAAACAGAGCAAGTTCTTTAAAATTGAGCAAAATTAGAGCTCTAACAGTAAAGTGAACACTATAGCTGCTCCAATCTATTTTTCCTTCTTCTGTTAATGGAATCCAATTTTTGTACAGCTTGAACATGGAATCTCCTATAGATTCAACAAAATAATCTCTTTCAGACTGAACCTTAGAAAAATTTTCCATTTCATGTTCATCAAGTTTTACAGAATGACCAAATGGAAGAAAAGAAACACTGTAAAGCCTGATTTCTTCAATATATTTGCTGCTCTCAATAATATTGTTTAGATTCTTCCACATTTTTTCTACTAAAACAGGTTTTATACTGAATCCTATTTCTAAAATCCAGTCATTCGACAATTTTTTGTATACAAAAATTCGTGGTCTGTTTGTTCTAACCTCAAAACTGAGATTTTCCAGAAGAACCTGACCTTTTTCCATAGAACTCAGCTGACTCTGCCAATATCTGGGAACAGCCTTTGAAAGATCAAGAAAAAGATCTGTAGCATAATTGGTTCTCTGAATTATTCCATCTGGATCGATCAAGTACCAGTTTGCTTTTTCAAGGTACAGGGATCGTTCGATGTCAGTCTGGCTGTTTATAAAATCTGTCAGATATTCATCCGAAACATTGAAATCTTCTTCAAGCTCTTTTCCAACAGATTCAAGTAATTGTGCTGCAAACAATTTATAAGAAACATCAAAAGTCTGAACTGTTCTCTGCCATTCATCTATATAAGCGGAAACATAATTAACTGTACTTTCAAAAACCGGCTCAAAGACATATTTATTATAAAATTTTTCCAGAAGCAAATTAATGGCAAAAAAAGTTCCAATAATAACTGTACAGGCAAAAATTACCTGATTTTTCAGCAACAATGAAAAAAACGAAGATTTCTCATTTTCATGTTTTTTCATGTTCAAACCTCCAGCCAGCAACCAATTGTTTTAAAATCAGGAAGAATGCATGGCAAATTAATTATACCCGTCTTCCGAATTCTATCATAAGCTATTATCAGATTAGACAACGGGGTGAAAGGTAATGAATGTCTTGCTGAAAGTTTTCTTGACGTTTCTAAAAATCTCATCTTTAACCCTCGGCGGTGGATATGCAATGATTCCAGTGATGCAATGGGAAGCAAAAAAGATGGGGTGGAGCAATGAGGATGAATTCTACGAAGACCTATCGATTGCTCAAACTATACCAGGTCCTATAGCTTTTAACACAGCTATCATGGTAGGAAAAAGAGTGGCTGGCATCCCTGGGGCTCTACTCGCTGGTATTGCTGTAGTCTTACCACCATTCTTCGCCATCGTTGCTGTGGCAAGTGTAATTAAGCCACTATCGAATAATATCTATGTTCGAGGATTTCTCAAGGGCTGCTATGCGGCGGTAATTGGCCTCGTGTTTAATGTTTTTTACGGATTGATAAAAAAACAGAAGTGGACTATTTTCAAAGTAGTAATTGTAGCTGCTGGTGTGATTTTATTGATATTGAACAATGATCTTCTCATACCTGTTTTCGCAGGGGTGTTATTTTTTCTTTATTTCAAGGGAGTTGAGTAAATGATTTTGAAATTAATATTGACTTTCTTGAAGATTGGTTTCTTTGCCTTCGGTGGTGGATGGGCTGTTGTTGGTATTCTCAAATACGAAATGATCGAAAAAGGTATTCTCTCTGCTGAGGAATTTTCTCAAGCCATATCAATTGCACAGATGACACCAGGACCAGTTGCTATCAATCTTGCAACCTATACCGGTTACAGATATTATGGATTCACAGGAGCTCTTCTGAACACCATAGCTTTTTTACTGGCACCTATTGTGATAATCGCTGTAATATTCTATTTATCAGGCAGAATAAAAATAAACAAAAATAAATGGTCTTCTTCTCTTATGGGAGTTACGACTGTAATGGTTCTGGTAACTGTTTACTCTTTAATCTCACCAAACATAAAAGATTTATGGACATTACTTATAGCCTCATTTACTTTTTTTTGCATTAATAAACTCAAAATACACCCTCTTATTTTGATTTTTGCGTGCGGATTGATTGGCTCATTTGTTTATGGAGTGTTATAATTAAACAAATCTGTCCACAGGGGGGATTTCCATGAAAAAAGCCATTTTGATTTTATTAGTTCTGCTGTCCATAACATTATTAGGCTACGAAGCAGAAATGAATTTTTTGAACTACAGGTCGATTATTTACAGAATCGTGAGCGGAGAAGAAATGATACTTACTGGTTTTGAGACAAAGAGAATTAATGGCAAATATGAAGTTACTCAGTGGACAAAATTTGCAGTAGATGAAGGTCAAGATGTCACCTTCGAGCAAGTAGCTGCATCGTATCTTGCAATAGCCTTCGGATATATATACAATCCTGCCTTTCAGCCTTTTTTCCAGATGATAGATCTGGACAATCCAACTACACTGAATATGTACAACATAAAAATCGTTTACGAAGGTGATGAAAAAGTTGCTGGCTATGTGGGTAGGAAATTTTCGTATTATGTGGATGACGAACTGCAGATGACATGGGTTGTAAGTAAGCAAATCGAACTTGTACTTAAAGTAATTATACCCACAGAAAATTACACAGTAGAACTCGTCAGTTTTGAAAAATGGTGACACAGCTCATAAGCTACAAATAGTTTACTTGATTATATCTGCTATAAACTTGTGCACTACAGCAGAAGCAACTCCATGTTCCCAGTCTGCTTTTCCAAGTGTGAAAGTAGCATTGTTGATAAATTCTTTATTAAAATTTTGTATCACGTAATCTTCAATTATATCAATCATTTTTCTGTTAACCATGCCTTCACCCAGAAAAACAACACGGGCAGGTTTTAGAACCATCATAAGATTTCCAACAACAGTGGCAAGTTTTCTGAGTGGATCATTGTAAAAAGCTTTTACCGACATGAAATCTCGTGAGGCAATTGTTCTGATTTGCTCTATTTGAGATCTGTATTTTTCTTCTTCGTTTCTCGCAAAATCTTCAAAATTTATTTTCTCACCACAAAATCTTTTCAGAACAGCGTACTCTGAGGCATGGTACTCAAGACACCCGGTCTGACCACAGTAGCATTTCCCCTCTGAAGAAATAATTGTATGGCCAATTTCAAAATGTCTTGTTTGGCCTTTCGCCCATGCACTTGCACCTATACCCGTTCCATAAGTTACAACGAGAAAATCTTCTTTTACCGCTTTAGAAACCGAGTAACATAAAGCATCAACATCGTTCATAAGAATAAATCTCTTTATACCAAGTTTCTTCATCAAAAGTTCCTTGATATCCAGATTCCGCACGTTCATTAAATGAGACACAACTATCCTGCTATCCTCGACTATACCCGATGAACATACGCCTATTCCAAGTAATTGATTACATCTAAGTTTCTCAACCACTTCTTTTATAGCTTCTGTGTAACCATCGTTATTTCTTATTTCCGAAAGAATTTTAATACTGTGATTTCTGATGGGGATCATCCGTGCATCAAAAAGTGTCCCTCTAACTTCTTCTCTTCCAACTTTTATACCAGCCGTAAACCAGCTACCTGGATTGATTTTCAATACTCTTGCTGGTCTTCCTCTACCTTGAAGCAATTCCTCACTTTCGAGAAAACCTTCTTCTTCGAGCTCTCGAATTATATAACTGAGCGTACTCAAAGCAAGATTTGTGATTTTTGCAACGCTGGCACGTGAAATTCCATCATGTTCAAAAATAGATAGAAGAACATCTTTCTTGTTTTTCTTTCTCACAGCAGGTGCTGGCACTCAATTCACCTCAAGACTTCATTGAAAAGTTTTATATAATTAGCCAGATTAACAGTTATTATGAATTTCTCTATAACAGTTTTTCTCCCGTTTTCTC is a window of Pseudothermotoga elfii DSM 9442 = NBRC 107921 DNA encoding:
- a CDS encoding polysaccharide pyruvyl transferase family protein gives rise to the protein MRSALLFGYYGYGNLGDELLCESALDILGRTFDKIYILVPKHKIEDYTKKGVEPVNRFDFISIFTAILHSKVVVCGGGGIFQDQTSLRSFLYYASIVIVSTLFRKPVVLLANSLGPVKRKFSRKILRYILSRKNVYFIARDPVSARYGKLMSQNIFEGTDLAIKSLSKLPLEVKKSSQVSFCLKEEINLSNILSFLKNIGLKRFLLVPMSPQDEKVCVKLMEKYPELEFSKKPLEAITCSSLVISQRMHGSLIAAYYGIPFVSVDNSKASRFMKKYLPDYPGYTSKADTNIITAISKVINMPVSVDKKMLEDAKEMEEKLIKLIRNLQR
- a CDS encoding serpin family protein, translated to MKKVFLTAFLTSLIFIGFGIVQDSSNLFGVDLYKVLSEKPGNIFFSPFSISSALAMTYIGADSDTAQQMKNVLHFDLDDETLLSNFSQLTTSLNQSNENYQLSVANSMWLQEGYPFLKEFVEQIQKYYQSWINYVDFANHKDEAREKINEWIEAKTNNKIRDLIKPDDIDSLTRLVLTNAIYFKGLWLNPFDPSSTRKELFHISKNEEKEVDMMFKNITANYTEDSLVQVLELPYAKNKISMIIVLPKEDKDLSQIEKNISLDLFKKWRSNLKPTEVNVHIPKFKTECRFNLKRTLMSMGIVDAFTDEADFSKMDGTKMLKIKDVIHQSFIEVYEEGTQAAAATATIVNIKMAPKKPVEFRADRPFIFFIYDSTYDLILFMGRLINP
- a CDS encoding acyl-CoA dehydrogenase; amino-acid sequence: MDFLFSNEQLLAKQLFEEFTEKEVKPLAAKIDEEEIFPLETIKKMAKLGMLGIPFPKESGGSGGDYITYILLVEELAKACASTSIIVSAHTSLCCWPIFTYGNQKQKEKYLRPLLQGTKIGAFALTEPNAGTDAASQQTTARLQDNHYVLNGSKVFITNAAHADVFIVFAMTDRSKATKGISAFIVERGFDGFRIGKIEHKMGIRGSSTAELVFDNCKVPRDNLLGEEGMGFKIAMSTLDGGRIGVAAQALGIAEGAFNECVKYMKDRKQFGKTLSSFQGLQWYIAEMATQIEAARNLVYKAAWKKQNNLPHTVDAAMAKLFASEISMKVTTTVVQIFGGYGYTKDYPVERMMRDAKITQIYEGTSEVQKMIIASHVLK
- a CDS encoding electron transfer flavoprotein subunit beta/FixA family protein, whose protein sequence is MKILVFIKQVPNTHEVRVDPKTGTLIREGVPSIINPEDKNALELALQLKEQIKAHTIVATMGPSQAEWSLRESLAMGIDEAYLISDTAFAGSDTLATSLVLAAFAKKIGFDLILTGRQAIDGDTAQVGPEIAEHLQIPHVTYVEKAEFSGDFVKVQRALEDGYEIVKTKLPCLLACSKDLNIPRYMNMNDLFGCFKKTIQTLKLSDLFLKREDVGLTGSPTKVRKTFTKGPRKEGRKIELNPYESAEQIFIELQNRQLV
- a CDS encoding electron transfer flavoprotein subunit alpha/FixB family protein; the encoded protein is MGVWVISEYRETLQRVSMELIGKARELSDELNEELTAVVLGWKISDCADFLIQHGADHVIFIEHELLQHYTAGGYTKVLSKLINERKPSIVLIGATHIGRDLAPRLAARLKTGLTADCTHLEIDPNTKNLLMTRPAFSGNLMATIECPVHRPQMATVRPGVFPMPCANSSRKGTVESIEPDLNDEDLLVIVEKVMKIEKSSIDISEAKIVVSGGRGVGGKKGFDILHELAEALGGTVAGSRGAVEAGWIEKEKQVGQTGKIIKPELYIACGISGAIQHIAGMHESEYIIAINKDPEAPIMSIADLAVVGDLHKIVPQLTKLIREHKLSCKALIA
- a CDS encoding ABC transporter permease, coding for MFANLLKKELREVLTIGNLIVVIVLAFVYASIGGSIGNIEKEVAKKPVVAIVNMDRGEYGRVVQSSIESFAEVVYTGKDLQSGLDVLRNQSGSALLLVEENFTDSIKSGEKARIKIFWLLKGLGIMDTISSSVLENFASNVEKQITIILMNQYNVKNPQLVLDPVEKVDATIFQGRVFDGASPSQLLNLTSSQSTMTSVVIMMLIIMAGSTVISSMGLEKENKTLETLLTMPVKRSYIVFSKILAAAIAGLVMASIYMVGFSFYMKPLTASSTGNLDLTLSMVDYVLVGLSLFTALLCGISLAMFLGILSKDFKSAQTMTFPLTALAVFSGLITMFKDFSTLSLPLKIAVFAIPFTHPMLSIRNLLFENRSFVFYGCVYNGILAAFLVILITRIFNTDRLIVGIDFRKKRRARLL
- a CDS encoding ABC transporter ATP-binding protein, with the protein product MKVVEVIDLKKSYGTFQALKGVKFEIDGGEIFGLIGPNGAGKTTTLRIISTLLKPDSGSVKVFGYDVTSSPDDVRKFISYLPEDAGAYKELTGLEYLRFIARFFARDEAELKDMVEKGVQIAKLKDRITSKVSTYSKGMIRRLLIARALMVNPKLAILDEPTSGLDVLNAHEVRKVIKDYTKNGGTVLLSSHNMLEVEFLCDRIALINEGQIARIGSPVQLKQEFNAVNIEEVFTEVIRCSQTC
- a CDS encoding GGDEF domain-containing protein, translated to MKKHENEKSSFFSLLLKNQVIFACTVIIGTFFAINLLLEKFYNKYVFEPVFESTVNYVSAYIDEWQRTVQTFDVSYKLFAAQLLESVGKELEEDFNVSDEYLTDFINSQTDIERSLYLEKANWYLIDPDGIIQRTNYATDLFLDLSKAVPRYWQSQLSSMEKGQVLLENLSFEVRTNRPRIFVYKKLSNDWILEIGFSIKPVLVEKMWKNLNNIIESSKYIEEIRLYSVSFLPFGHSVKLDEHEMENFSKVQSERDYFVESIGDSMFKLYKNWIPLTEEGKIDWSSYSVHFTVRALILLNFKELALFKTQLIFIFSCAIVSAVLISVFINLRQFRRILLPIAKLLDRIEKFRNNPLAKEAPGKPESRIKEVYELERSFQEMQKSVVSQMISQKLANELLEQDLEKYKSEALIDSLTGLYNYRFLLRYRANLEDSQKRFVICFIDVDGLKDINDNYGHSVGDTVLKIIAEKLRAVIRKKDVALRIGGDEFAIIFDDADLNEAENVMRRIESALSDTKIDDVSGLKISISYGLAEGSVESQATFEEILKSADISMYRQKVSKKRD
- a CDS encoding chromate transporter, translated to MIPVMQWEAKKMGWSNEDEFYEDLSIAQTIPGPIAFNTAIMVGKRVAGIPGALLAGIAVVLPPFFAIVAVASVIKPLSNNIYVRGFLKGCYAAVIGLVFNVFYGLIKKQKWTIFKVVIVAAGVILLILNNDLLIPVFAGVLFFLYFKGVE